A region of the Rhizobium binae genome:
CCTCCGGCGCCTGCGTCTGCCGCGGCACATGCGGCATATCCGCCTTCGGAAGAGCGAGCGCGGCATTGACGGCTTCGACGACTGCCGTGCCGGAGGCGGAGCGTTCCCAGCCTTTGGGAATGGTGCGCAAGCGGCCGAGCGCCTCGGCGTCCTTGGGCTGCTGCTGGGCGATCTCATAGATCGCATCGTCCTTCAATACGCGCGAACGCGGCACGTTGCGCGCGCGTGCCTCGCGCTCGCGCCAAGAGGCGACATATTTCAGAATCGCCAGCTCCTGCGGCTTGCGCAGACGCATCTTCAGCCGCTGCCAGGCGTCGTCAGGATGCATGTCGTAGGTTTCGCGCGCCTCGAGGATATTCATTTCCTCGGTGAGCCAGGACGTACGGCCTTCGCGATCGAGTTCGGCCTTCAGCGACAGATAGACGTCGCGCAGATGTGTGACGTCGGCCAGCGCATATTCCAGCTGCTTGTCGGAGAGCGGCCGGCGGCTCCAGTCGGTGAAGCGCGACGACTTGTCGATATGGACGTTCTTGATGCGGCTGACGAGCTGATCGTAGGAGACGCTGTCGCCGAAACCGCAGACCATGGCGGCGACCTGCGTGTCGAAGATCGGATGCGGAATGAGATTGCCGCGATTGAAGATGATTTCGATGTCCTGGCGCGCCGCATGAAAGACCTTCAGTACCTTGGTGTCGGCCATCAGCTCGAAGAAGGGGGCGAGGTCGATGCCCTTGGCAAGCGGATCGACGAGAGCCTCCACTGTCGGGCTTGCCATCTGGATCAGGCAGAGCTCCGGCCAAAAGGTCGTCTCACGCAGGAATTCGGTGTCGATGGTGATGAAGTCGGACTTGGCCAGCTCTTTGCAGGCGGCCGCCAATTCGGCGGTGGTTTCGATCATATCAATTCATTCGCAAGGAAAAGGTCGGTTGAACCTTCCTTCTCCTTTCGCTTCGATATGTCAATACAACAGCATAGGCTTCGCGCATTGCTGACGAAGAATCACGTCCAAACTGAGGCAAAGCAAATGCTTCAGCTCACCCTGACATAGCTTGTCATGCCCGTCTTCTGATGTTCGATGATGTGGCAATGCAGCACCCAATCGCCGGGATTGTCGGCGACGAGGGCCAGTTGCACCTTTTCGTCCGGCTGGACGAGGTAGGTGTCGGAGATGAGCGGCATCACCTCCCGTGTCGAGGACGAGATCACCGTGAAGCTCATCCCGTGCAGATGGATCGGATGGGCGTGCGGCGTGGTGTTCTCCAGATTGAAGACATAGCTCTTGCCGAGCTTCAGCTCCGCCAGCGGCGCCGTCGGATCGGATGTATCGCCCGGCCACGGCACCTTGTTGATCGCCCAGAAGCTGTAGCCGAGCGTGCCGCAGATACTCTCGACGGCGGCATTTTCCGCGGTGGCGCTGAGGATCAGTGGGATCTCAACGGCAGCGGAAAGATCGGCCTTGGGGAGGGGGTTTTCGGCAAGCGGGCCGAGATCGCCGATATTGCGTTTCAACGACTGTCCGGCGGCACGCAGGCTGACAATCGTCTTCGGCCTCGTCCCGCGTATATCCTCGAGCGTGGCGACGGCGCCTTCACTGTCCGGCATGCGTACGGCAAGATCGAGCCGTTGGCCGGGTCCGATCTGAAGGAGCTCGAGGGGAAACCGTTTCGGCACCGGATTGCCGTCGATGGCGATGACGGCCGCATCGGCGCCAGCCATCGTCAGTGAAAAAATGCGCGTCACATCGGTGATGGCCATGCGCAGCCGCACCAGCCCTCCGGCCGGCACATCATATTGCGGTTCCTGATGCCAGTTGGCGGTGCGCACCGTGCCGTAGGTGCCGCTCTTGGCGGCATCGCGCGAACGGAAGGGGGCGATGAACTGCCCGTCGCCGCCAAGGCGCCAGTCGCGCAGGTTCAGCAGCACCTCGGCGTCGAATTCGGGATCGGCCGGATCCTCGACGATGAGCATGCCGGTCATGCCGTGACCCATCTGCGTCAGCGTGTTGCAGTGCGGGTGATACCAGAAGGTGCCGGCATCCGGCGGCGTGAAAGCATAGTCGAAGCTGTCGCCGGTATAGACATAGGGCTGGGTCAGGAATGGTACGCCGTCCATGTGGTTGTCGATGCGCAGCCCATGCCAATGGATCGTCGTCGGCTCGTCCAGCTGGTTGTTCAGCCGTGCCGCGTAGGGCCGCCCTTTCGTCATCCTCAGAACCGGCGGCATGCCGTCACGGCCCCAGCTCATGACATCCCGGGTCGGCCCCGCCTCCGTCAGCATGGCTTCGGTTTTCACAGCCGTCAGCAGCTGCGGCTCCGGTGCGGCCGCGGCAAGCCCGAATTTGCCGGCAACGCCCATGCCGACGCCATAGGCGCCCGCGACGGCGGATGCCTTGAGAAGATTGCGGCGGGTCAACAAAGGCATGCGGGGCTCCACGATCAGAATGCACCTCCTTTTAAAGTTGACCGACACCTTCATCAATACGGCAGGCGCGGCCAAACTGCCGCAGCGTGCGGGCCGCAGCTTCGCCATAAACGCGTGCCAATCGCGCGGCGGGCACGCGCCAAGCCTTGACAAATCGGAGCGTCCATGCGCTTTTCCGCCCGATTTTCTTGTCGGCGCTTGAGGGCCTCTGAACCCTTGCTGCCGTCTTAAGCCACATGCCAGGAATTGAGATCATGCATCGCTATCGCAGCCACACATGCGCCGCCCTCCGCAAGACGGATGTCGGCTCGACCGTCCGCATCTCCGGCTGGGTCCACCGCGTTCGCGACCATGGCGGCGTTCTCTTCATCGACCTGCGCGACCACTACGGCATCACCCAGGTCGTCGCCGATCCCGACAGCCCGGCCTTCAAGCTGGCCGAGACCGTGCGCGGCGAGTGGGTCATCCGCATCGACGGCCTCGTCAAGGCCCGTACCGAAGACACTGTCAACAAGGCCATGGCGACCGGCGAGATCGAGCTCTACGCTCAGGAGATCGAAGTCCTCTCCGCAGCCAAGGAATTGCCGCTGCCTGTTTTCGGCGAGCCTGATTACCCTGAAGACATTCGCCTCAAATACCGCTTCCTCGATCTTCGCCGCGAAACGCTGCACCGGAACATCGTCAAGCGCACCCAAGTCATCTCGGCGATGCGCCGCGAAATGGGCGCTGTCGGCTTCACTGAATATACGACGCCGATCCTGACCGCCTCCTCGCCGGAAGGCGCGCGCGACTTCCTCGTGCCCTCGCGCATTCATCCAGGCACCTTCTATGCGTTGCCGCAGGCGCCGCAGCAGTACAAGCAGCTGCTGATGGTTGCCGGCTTCGACCGCTACTTCCAGATCGCGCCGTGCTTCCGCGACGAGGATCCGCGCGCAGACCGCCTGCCTGGCGAATTCTACCAGCTCGACCTCGAGATGAGCTTCGTCACCCAGGAAGACGTCTGGAACACGATGGGCCCGCTGATGACAAGCGTGTTCGAGGAGTTCGCCGACGGCAAGCCGGTCACCAAGGAATGGCCGCGTATCCCTTATGACGAAGCGATCCGCAAATATGGTTCGGACAAGCCGGACCTGCGCAACCCGATCGTCATGGAAGCGGTGACCGAGCATTTCGCCGGCTCCGGGTTCAAGGTCTTCGCCGGCATGATCGCCTCCAACCCGAAGGTTCAGATCTGGGCGATCCCGGCAAAGACCGGCGGCTCGCGCGCCTTCTGCGACCGGATGAACGCCTGGGCGCAGAGCCAGGGCCAGCCCGGCCTCGGCTATATCTTCTGGCGCAGCGAGAACGGCAAGCTCGAAGGTGCCGGACCACTCGCCAAGAATATCGGCGAGGAACGCACCGAAGCGATCCGCACCCAGCTCGGCCTCGGCGATGGTGACGCCTGTTTCTTCGTCGCCGGCGAGCCGGAAAAGTTCTACAAGTTTGCGGGCGAGGCCCGCACCAAGGCCGGCGAAGAACTCAACCTCGTCGACCGCGACCGTTTCGAACTGTGCTGGATCGTCGACTTCCCCTTCTTTGAATGGAACGAGGAAGAAAAGAAAGTCGATTTCGCTCACAACCCATTCTCGATGCCGCAGGGCGGCCTCGAGGCGCTGCAGAGCCAGGATCCACTGACGATCAAGGCCTTCCAGTATGACGCCGTCTGCAATGGTTTCGAAATCGCCTCCGGTTCGATCCGTAACCAATCACCGGAAACCATGGTTGCCGCCTTTGAGAAGGTGGGGCTCAGCCAGCAGGACGTCGAGGATCGTTTCGGCGGCCTTTACCGCGCCTTCCAGTATGGCGCGCCCCCGCATGGCGGCGCCGCCTTCGGCATTGACCGCATCATCATGCTGCTCGTCGGCGCGAAGAACCTGCGTGAAATCTCGCTCTTCCCGATGAACCAGCAGGCTCAGGACCTGCTGATGGGCGCGCCGAGCCCGGCGACGCCGACGCAGCTGCGCGAGCTCGCGATCCGGCCGATTCCGCCTGTCAAGAAGGACTGACCGCTTTCTCAGCTTGGACGCAAAAGCCCGGCGATGCTCTCCGCCGGGCTTTTGCTTTCTGCTCGTTCACAAGCCTGCATAGATCGCGTCGCGAAGATCGACTGTGAACTTGCCCCACATGCCCTCGAGCGTCGTGTTCGTCAGCGCAACGACGGTCAATCCGTTGACCGGGTCGATGAACCAGCTGTGGCCGTAGACACCACCCCATTTCAGCGTGCCGGCGGGGAAGGGAACGCCTGCCTCGACCGGGTCGGTGACAACAGACCAGCCGAAGCCGAAGCCGGACCCGGGTTCATGTCGCTGGCGGTGGCCGCCGGCTTGGTCCGTCATCATCATCCTTACGGTTTCGGCTGACAGCAGCGGTGCACCACTCCTACGGACGGTCTCGAGGACCGTCAGAACGTCACCCGCCGTTCCCGCCATGCCGGCGCCGCCCGAATGATAGGAGGCGGGATCGAAGATGCGGTTCGGCGCGAAGCGGATGGAGCCGATCAGCGCCTTGACCTCCGCTTCCTCGCCCATCAGGGCCGGTTCCGGGGAAGAATTTGTATAGGCTGCCGCAAGGCGGCTACGGTCGCTAACCGAAAATGCAGTGTCGACAAGCCCAAGCGGCCCCGTCACCAGTTGGGCAACGGCCTCGCCCAGCGGCACGCCGGTTTCCGCCTCGATGACGCCACCGAGAACATCCATGGCGAGGGAATATTGCCAGTCGCTGCCGGGAGCGAAGCGCAGCGGCGCGCTTGCGATGCGCCGCAGGTTCTCGGCCAGCGATAGTCCCGGTTGGTCGAGGCCATCTGAAACGCCGGCGCCGGCATAAGCGCCGTCCTCCTCTTCGGAGAAGCGATAGCCGAGGCCGGAGGTATGGGTCAGCAGGTGGCGGATGCGGATGATCGCTTCGCCTCCGTCAGGCAGTCTCGGCCGGAAATCCGGCAGCCATCTCGTCACGGCGTCGTCGAGCCCGATCTTGCCTTCCTCGACGAGCCGCATCGCAGCGATGGTGACGATCGGCTTGGTGATAGAGGCAAGCCTGAAGATGGTATCCTCGCTCATCGCCAGACCCTTCCCGCGATCGGCAAGACCGGCGGCGCGACGATGGACGATCTCTCCGTCGCGCGCGACAAGCACGACCGCTCCGACCAGCCGCTTTTCATCGAGGGCATTTGTGATTGCGGCGTCAACAGCCGCGCCAAGGGATACATGCCTGTCGGCCTCTGCCTTTTCGAGGGGAAGACTCATCAAATTAAACCTTCTATAATCACAACGACCGTTCCTGAATATAGCGCGTCGCCTTGAAATTCTAGAGTGATCATTGTGAAAAATAGTGCCGATGTGAAAACTACTCCCGCCCGCCGCCGCGGCCGCCCGCCCGCTTTCGACCGCGAGACGGTCCTGTCCGCCGCTCGAGAAACCTTCTGGGCGCATGGATATGAGGGCGCCTCGATCGCCGATCTCACGGCCGCCATGGGCATCACGCCGCAAAGCCTTTATGCCGCCTTCAACTCCAAGGCTGATCTCTACCGCGAGGCGCTGCAGCAATACCGAGGGCTGGGCGCGAACACGTTTTCGGCGCTTGGCGAGCAGATCGATACCGTCTCCGCCTTCGAGCGTATATTGCGGGGCTCAGCAGCGACCTTCTCGGCTCCCGAGCATCCGAAAGGCTGCATGATCTCGACCGCGGTACTGAACTGCGCCAGCGAGAACGACGTCGTTGCCGATCATGTAGCAGCGCTGCGTCGCCAGTCGCTGGATGGCTTCACGTCGAGGATCGAGCGCGGCATTCGCGAGGGCGATATCAAGCCCGGGACCAATGCGCGCGCTCTGGCGCGATTCCTTGCCGCTATCGTTCAAGGAATGTCGGTACAGGCGAGGGACGGGGCATCCCATGAGGATTTGCTCGATATCGCAACCCACGCCATCGCCCAGCTCGCCCGTCATCGTGCCTGAAAACGAAAAGGGCCCGCAGTTCGAGACTGACACCAGCTACTGGGTCGGTCACGAACTTCCGGGACCTTCATCGCGAGATCGAAGCGATCAGTCGTTGGCCGACACCTTGACGCCGAGCACCTGCGGCAGCGTGTTCGGAGCGCCCATGGCGGCACCGACGATCGTCGGGAACGGCACCGGCTTTTCGGGAGCGGCCTTGACGGTCAGACTCTTGGGATCATCGAGGAAGGTATTGACGGCGGCCGAAATGGCGTTCTGCAGTTCCGGGATATTGAGCTGCGCCAGCATGATCGGCGTCATCGCCTTCAGCGAATCCGCCATCTGCTTGCCGGACATGTTCTGCTGCGAACCGGCGTAATCGAGCGCGCGCTTGGTGATCGAAGCATCTTGGAAGCGTATCTGCGCGGCGTCGAAGGACAGCTGCTGCATCAGGCCGAGCATGGCAAGGCCGAGCGCCTGGTCCGACTGTTCCTTGTTCGGATTGGCTTCGGACTCCTTTATTGCATCCTGCATCGATTTCATGAAGGCCATCGTGTAGCCGGAGATCTTGAAGCCGAAGCTTAGTTTACCGATGTTGGTGAAGTCGAAGGCCACTTCAGAAATGTCGATCGTGCCGGGAGCGAGTTCCCAGGCGCCCTTCATGGTGATGTCGCCCTGAACGTGCTGAAGGGCGAGCTTCTCGATCGCGTCCTTACTCTTCGGCTCCTCAGCCGCGGTGAGATCGACCTTCATGCTTTTGAAGGTGCCGTCAAAATCGAAGCCGGATTCGTCCTCACGTAGCGCCAGGTTCATGTTGCTTTCGAGCAGCGAGAATATTTCCGCGCCTCCCTTGACCACCTTCACTGGGCCGGTATGGGCGGATTCATAAAGCATCATGGTATCGAGCGTATCGCCGCCAGCAGTTGCCGGGACCGAGATGCCACCGAGCGTCAGTCCCTCCGCCGTCACCGTGGCGCCGTCTTGCGTCTTGTTGATATCGGGGAAGGCGGCTTCTTCGATGTAATAGCCGCCGTCCTCGTCTTCTTCGACGCCGGAAAGGGTGATCTCGCTGATGGGCAGGCTTTCGCCGCTGGTCGGTTTGACGGTCACATTCTTCAATGTCACTGTCGTGCCGTCGATATCGATGTTCTCAGCCGCAATCGCCACGCCCTGAGCGGCATAGGCGGCATTGATCTTCTTCAGAAGATCGGTGCCGTCGAGAGCGAAGGCCGAGCCGGCGAGCGAGAAAAAGGCGGCGCCCGACAGCATCAGCTGCGTTGTCCGGTAAAAATTCATGGGGTGATTCCTCTGGTGGCGTGATGGCGGTTTGGAAATCTGCAGCTACACTACTACGGATTGGGCCCGCTTTATATTTACGGACTTCTAAATTTCCGTTGAAAGGAACGGCAAACGAAGTCCAAATTGCGGCGGAACGTTTGTCTCATCCCTTGATGTCATTCCCAAGACTTCATCCACAGCTGCAATGGCCCGGATTCCTTGCCCGCCAGCCTCTTCTGGGCTAGTCAGAACCTATGGGACAAGAGATTTTGCCGCCTTCGAGCGGAGACGACGACAATATCCAGCCGGTCGACCTCAAGGCAGCGCTCGAGCAGCGCTACCTTGCCTATGCGCTGTCGACCATCATGCATCGCGCTCTGCCTGACGTGCGCGACGGGCTGAAGCCTGTCCATCGCCGCATCGTCTATGCGATGAACGAGATGGGGCTGAGGCCGACGTCGGCCTTCAGAAAATGCGCCAAGATCGTCGGCGAGGTGATGGGTAATTACCATCCGCATGGCGACCAGTCGATCTACGATGCGCTTGCCCGTCTCGCCCAGGATTTCTCGCAGCGCTACACGCTGGTCAACGGCCAGGGCAATTTCGGCAATATCGATGGCGACAGTCCCGCCGCCATGCGTTACACCGAATCGAAGATGACGGCGGTCTCCGAGCTGCTGCTCGAAGGCATCGATCAGGACGCGGTTGATTTCCGCGACACCTACGATGAATCGAATTCGGAGCCGGTGGTCCTTCCCGGCGCCTTCCCGAACCTGCTCGCCAACGGCTCCTCCGGCATTGCCGTCGGCATGGCGACTTCGATCCCCTCGCACAATGCCCACGAGCTTTGCGACGCCGCCCTGCATCTGATCAAGCATCCCGATGCGACCGTCGAAAAGCTCGTCGAATTCATTCCCGGCCCGGATTTTCCGACCGGCGGCATCATCATCGACAGCCGCGACAGTATCATCGAGAGCTATCGCACGGGCCGCGGCGGTTTCCGCGTGCGGGCGAAGTGGCAGACCGAGGATCTCGGCCGTGGCGGCTACCAGATCGTCGTCACCGAAATTCCGTTCCAGGTGCAGAAGTCGCGGCTGATCGAAAAGATCGCCGAGCTGCTGATCGCCCGAAAGCTGCCGCTCTTGGAAGACATCCGCGACGAATCGGCTGAGGACATTCGTATCGTCCTTGTGCCGAAGAGCCGCAGCGTCGATCCGACGATCCTGATGGAATCGATGTTCAAGCTGACGGAGCTCGAAAGCCGCTTCCCGCTCAACATGAACGTCCTGTCCATGGGCCGCATCCCGCGTGTCATGGCGCTGAACGAGGTGCTGAAGGAGTGGCTGCATCACCGCCGCGAGGTCCTGCAGCGCCGCTCGCGCTTCCGCTTGGCGGCGATCGACAAACGTCTCGAAATCCTCGGCGGTCTGTTGATCGCCTACCTCAACATCGATGAGGTGATCCGGATCATCCGCGAGGAGGATGAGCCGAAGCCGGTCATGATGGCGCGATGGGATTTGACCGACAATCAGGTCGAGGCGATCCTCAACATGCGGCTGCGCGCCCTGCGCAAGCTGGAAGAGTTCGAGATCCGCAAGGAGTTCGACGAACTCACCAAGGAGAAGGGCGAGATCGAGGCGCTGCTTGCCTCCGACGACAAGCAGTGGCAGACGGTCGCGTGGGAAATCGGCGAGGTGAAGAAGAAATTCGCCAAGGCGACCGAGGTCGGCCGCCGCCGCACTCAGTTCGCCGACGCGCCGGAAGCCGACGAGGAAGCGATCCAGCAGGCGATGATCGAGAAGGAGCCGATCACCGTCGTCATTTCCGAGAAGGGCTGGATCCGAGCGCTGAAGGGCCATGTCGCCGATACGACGACGCTGACCTTCAAGGAAGGCGACGGTTTGAAGGTGGCTTTCCCGGCGCAGACCACGGACAAGATCCTGATCGTCACGACAGGCGGCAAGGCCTTTACCCTCGGCGGTGACAAGCTGCCGGGCGGTCGCGGCCACGGCGAGCCGCTGCGCATCATGGTCGACATGGACAACGACCAGGCGGTGCTGACCGCTTTCGTCCACGATCCCTCGCGCAAGCAGCTGATCGTCTCGACGGCCGGCAACGGCTTCGTTGTCGCCGAGGCCGAACTGGTCGCCAATACCCGCAAGGGCAAGCAGATCATGAATGTCGCGCTGCCCGAGGAAACGCAGCTGCTCGTGCCGGTCAGCGGTAACCATGTCGCCGTCGTCGGCGAGAACCGCAAGCTGCTGGTCTTCCCGCTGGCGCAGGTGCCGGAGATGTCGCGCGGCAAGGGCGTTCGCCTGCAGCGTTACAAGGATGGCGGCATTTCCGACGTCCGCTGCTTTGCGATGTCTGATGGCCTCGTCTGGGAAGACAGTGCCGGCCGCACCTTCACGAAGAACAAGGACGAGCTTGCCGAATGGCTGGGCGACCGCGCCAGCGCCGGCCGCACCGTCCCGAAGGGTTTTCCGCGTAGCGGCAAATTCGCCGGCTAAAGTGATTGCGGCAAAGCTGCGCGGCGGTTTTGCCGTCGGAACTGCCTAAAACCAAGAGACCGAGCGCTTCTGTGCTCGAATGCTCTGGGCCATAAAAATTCCGCGCCCGTCTCTTGGCGGGGCGGCGGAACTTCTCTATCTCTTTGCTGTTACCCAAAAGAAGAGAAGGCCGGTTCTGTGGGCGGACGGAACGGCTGTGGGTCGTGCGCCTGGGAAAGGCGCGCGTGCCCTTACCGGAGGAAAATCGATGCCCGCCAGCACCATCAAATTGCATGTCAGCCACACCTACACAGTGCCGCCCGCTGTCGTCTACGACGCCTGGCTCAACCCCGAGATCGCCCGCCGCTTCCTGTTTGCCACCGATGACGGCCACGTCATCCGCGCCGATATCGATCCGCATGTCGGCGGCCGCTTTTTCATCGTCGACCGCCGCCCTACCGGCGACGCCTTTCACCAAGGGGTCTTCCTGGAACTGAAGCGTCCGCGACGCATGGTCTTCAGCTTTTCCGTCGAGGATCACGATCATAATTGCGACCGCGTCGAAATCGACATCGAACCGCTCGGCGGCGGCAGCCGATTGACCCTGACCCATGAAATGTGCGCCGAATGGGCCGAACACGAGGAAAAGACCCGAAAAGGCTGGGCACATGTGGTCGAAGGGCTCGGCCGCGAGCTGGAACAACAGCAGATGAAGGCTACGGGTTGAGCGGCACGCTGAAATCCCTAGGAAGCGGGCAGCACCTTCTTCATCGATCTCGCGGCTTCGAGGTAACGCAGTTATACCTGAAGGATCGGCAGGCGGTAACGTCTATTGCGCCAATGGCCTGACGCGCCTTTCCCGCACCATCGAGAAGCAATGCCCGGCGATCGCCGCCACCGGAATGCCGCCGCCGACGAGTCTCACCCATTGCCGGTGTTCCGCAAAGATCAGCCAGACCCAGATCGGGCGAGCACGGTTTCGAGCCGGTAGAACATGCCGACCTCGGGGCGGGGAGGGAACGTGGTCCGGTCGCCAGGCACCAGAACGCGACCGGCATCCCACCGGCCGCACCGCTTCGCCGTGGCGAACGATCAGTGCGCCCGGCGATTCCTAAGTCTTGCAGATTTGCCAGGCAGATCTGCGGGAGGGTTGACTGGAACGGGCCGCCTGCTCGACCGGCCGGCTCGGCCGTAGAGCTTGGCTACGACGCGCGCCGGCCGGTCAAGCATCCGACTCTTTGAGCCGACACAATGCTTCAATCTAACCGGAAAGGCGCTAGTCCTGGATGCTTTCGCGCATAGAGGAGGGATCGAACCGCTCCCAACCACGCGGGGTCAAGTGTTCCTGCGGCTGGAAGCGTGTCTTGTAGTCCATTTTCCGCGACCCTTGCACCCAGTAGCCGAGATAGACATGCGGCAGGCCGAGCGCTTTCGTGCGCCTGACATGATCTAGAATCATGAAAGTGCCGAGCGAGCGCCGTTCGAGCGCCGGATTGAAATAGGAATAGACCATCGACAGCCCGTCGCTCATCGTATCGGTCAGCGCAGCAGCAAGCAACTCGCCCTTCGGCCGCTCCTCCAGTCCGGACCCTTCCTCGCGCCGGCGGTATTCGACGATTCGCGTATTCACATGCGTGTCTTCCACCATGATCGCGTAGTCGAGCACGGTCATGTCGGACATGCCGCCCTGCTGGTGGCGATAATCGAGATAGCGTCGGAAGAGGGAATATTGTTCGCTGGAAGGCTGGGCGGTGAATTCGGTGGCGATGACGTCGGAATTGGCGGCAAGCACCCGCTTCATCGATTTCGTCGGCTCGAAATCCTGGGCGAGAATCCGCACGGAAACACAGGCGCGGCAGGATTCGCAGGCCGGACGGTAGGCGATATTTTGTGAGCGGCGGAAACCGCCTTGCGTCAGGATATCGTTCATCTCGGCGGCCCGCGGGCCGACCAGATGGGTGAACACCTTACGCTCCATCTCATGTGGCAGATACGGACACGCAGCCGGAGCCGTCAGATAAAACTGCGGGGATGGCGTTGTCTGCGTATTCATTTGTCGCGGAAGTTTCCTTGTCGAGACAGTGCCGTTTTCTGACAGCATGACCTAAGAATAGAAAACGTCAACAGCGGGACCATTTCGGCCCTTCATTTCCGTCTTCTAAAGTTAAATATGGAGCGTCCGCAACAGGCGGCAAAGGGAGGAGGAGACTTTATTTCGTCTCCTCCGCGTTTCAAGCGGTGCGCACCGTCACCGTGCCGACCAGGAGGTCGTGGACGAGGCGGCTGCGCTCGATAAACAGGCCGGCAAGCAGGATGAGCGGCGTCAGCACCGAGTTGAGGATCCAGAACAGCGCCAGATGCACGATCGCCGTCAGGAAATCCATCGGCCGTCCATCGACGCGCACGATCGCGATGCCCATTGCCCGCATGCCGAGCGAGGCCTGGCTCGGTCCGCCGACCGTCAGGCCGAAGTAAATCCCGGCGACAATGACGAAGAGCGCAGGGTAGAGAAGGAAGCCGAGGCCGAGCGTGATGATCGACAGGAAGAACAGCACGATCGCTGCGGGAATCCACAGCAGCGCCACGATAAAGTAGTCGAGGATGAAGGCAAGGACACGGCGGCTCAACACGCCGCTATAGGCGCGCCAGTCCTCCGGTGCGGCAAAAAGCGGATTGGGGTTGTAGCTCATCTCAATCTCCTGCGAAAAAGCGATGCCGCTGATATGGTGTCAGTAGGGCGAAATACAATAATCGTCCTATATTCACCGTTTCCCGAGGATCTTCGCCACCTCGACCGCGAAATAGGTGAGGATGCCGTCACATCCCGCCCGCTTGAACGACAAGAGCGTTTCCAGCATCGCCCGCTCGCCGTCGATCCAGCCGTTCATCGCCGCCGCCTTGATCTGGGTATATTCGCCGGAAACCTGGTAGGCGAAGGTCGGCAGGCCGAAAGCCTCCTTCATGCGCCAGCAGATGTCGAGATAGGGCAGGCCGGGCTTGACCATCAGCATGTCGGCACCTTCCTCGACGTCGAGCGCAGCGTCGCGGATCGCCTCCGTGCCGTTGGCCGGGTCGATATAATAGGTTTTCTTGTCACCTTTCAGCAGGCCGCCGGTCGAGATCGCCTCGCGATAGGGGCCATAGAAGGCGGAGGCGAATTTCGTCGCATAGCTCATGATGCCGACGCTCTGATGGCCGGCCGCGTCGAGCGCCATCCGGATCGCGCCGATGCGCCCATCCATCATCTCCGACGGCGCGATGATGTCGGCGCCGGCATCCGCCTGCATGACCGCCGCGCGCGCCACCTGGTCGACGGTCTCGTCATTGACGATCTCGCCGTCTCTCAAGATTCCGTCATGGCCATGGCTGGTGAAGGGATCGAGCGCGACGTCGGTGATGACGCCGATATTCGGCACCGCCTTCTTGATCGCCGCCGTCGCCTGGTTGATCAGGTTATTGGCTTCGAGGCTGTTCGAACCGGTCTCGTCGCGCAGTTCCATTTCGACGTTCGGAAAGGTGGCGAGCGCCGGAATGCCGAGGCCGGCGGCTTCGCGTGCGGCCTCAACCGCCTTGTCGATGCTCATGCGGTTGACGCCGGGCATGGCCGCGATCGGATCGACGATGCCGGAACCCGGCACGATGAAGATCGGCCAGATCAGGTCGT
Encoded here:
- the rnd gene encoding ribonuclease D, translated to MIETTAELAAACKELAKSDFITIDTEFLRETTFWPELCLIQMASPTVEALVDPLAKGIDLAPFFELMADTKVLKVFHAARQDIEIIFNRGNLIPHPIFDTQVAAMVCGFGDSVSYDQLVSRIKNVHIDKSSRFTDWSRRPLSDKQLEYALADVTHLRDVYLSLKAELDREGRTSWLTEEMNILEARETYDMHPDDAWQRLKMRLRKPQELAILKYVASWREREARARNVPRSRVLKDDAIYEIAQQQPKDAEALGRLRTIPKGWERSASGTAVVEAVNAALALPKADMPHVPRQTQAPEGAAAAVELLKVLLKLISEKHGVAPKVIANSEDLDKIAADGEKADVAALHGWRRDLFGEPALQLIQGQIGLRFAGRKVETVAL
- a CDS encoding multicopper oxidase family protein codes for the protein MPLLTRRNLLKASAVAGAYGVGMGVAGKFGLAAAAPEPQLLTAVKTEAMLTEAGPTRDVMSWGRDGMPPVLRMTKGRPYAARLNNQLDEPTTIHWHGLRIDNHMDGVPFLTQPYVYTGDSFDYAFTPPDAGTFWYHPHCNTLTQMGHGMTGMLIVEDPADPEFDAEVLLNLRDWRLGGDGQFIAPFRSRDAAKSGTYGTVRTANWHQEPQYDVPAGGLVRLRMAITDVTRIFSLTMAGADAAVIAIDGNPVPKRFPLELLQIGPGQRLDLAVRMPDSEGAVATLEDIRGTRPKTIVSLRAAGQSLKRNIGDLGPLAENPLPKADLSAAVEIPLILSATAENAAVESICGTLGYSFWAINKVPWPGDTSDPTAPLAELKLGKSYVFNLENTTPHAHPIHLHGMSFTVISSSTREVMPLISDTYLVQPDEKVQLALVADNPGDWVLHCHIIEHQKTGMTSYVRVS
- the aspS gene encoding aspartate--tRNA ligase — its product is MHRYRSHTCAALRKTDVGSTVRISGWVHRVRDHGGVLFIDLRDHYGITQVVADPDSPAFKLAETVRGEWVIRIDGLVKARTEDTVNKAMATGEIELYAQEIEVLSAAKELPLPVFGEPDYPEDIRLKYRFLDLRRETLHRNIVKRTQVISAMRREMGAVGFTEYTTPILTASSPEGARDFLVPSRIHPGTFYALPQAPQQYKQLLMVAGFDRYFQIAPCFRDEDPRADRLPGEFYQLDLEMSFVTQEDVWNTMGPLMTSVFEEFADGKPVTKEWPRIPYDEAIRKYGSDKPDLRNPIVMEAVTEHFAGSGFKVFAGMIASNPKVQIWAIPAKTGGSRAFCDRMNAWAQSQGQPGLGYIFWRSENGKLEGAGPLAKNIGEERTEAIRTQLGLGDGDACFFVAGEPEKFYKFAGEARTKAGEELNLVDRDRFELCWIVDFPFFEWNEEEKKVDFAHNPFSMPQGGLEALQSQDPLTIKAFQYDAVCNGFEIASGSIRNQSPETMVAAFEKVGLSQQDVEDRFGGLYRAFQYGAPPHGGAAFGIDRIIMLLVGAKNLREISLFPMNQQAQDLLMGAPSPATPTQLRELAIRPIPPVKKD
- a CDS encoding serine hydrolase domain-containing protein, which codes for MSLPLEKAEADRHVSLGAAVDAAITNALDEKRLVGAVVLVARDGEIVHRRAAGLADRGKGLAMSEDTIFRLASITKPIVTIAAMRLVEEGKIGLDDAVTRWLPDFRPRLPDGGEAIIRIRHLLTHTSGLGYRFSEEEDGAYAGAGVSDGLDQPGLSLAENLRRIASAPLRFAPGSDWQYSLAMDVLGGVIEAETGVPLGEAVAQLVTGPLGLVDTAFSVSDRSRLAAAYTNSSPEPALMGEEAEVKALIGSIRFAPNRIFDPASYHSGGAGMAGTAGDVLTVLETVRRSGAPLLSAETVRMMMTDQAGGHRQRHEPGSGFGFGWSVVTDPVEAGVPFPAGTLKWGGVYGHSWFIDPVNGLTVVALTNTTLEGMWGKFTVDLRDAIYAGL
- a CDS encoding TetR/AcrR family transcriptional regulator translates to MIIVKNSADVKTTPARRRGRPPAFDRETVLSAARETFWAHGYEGASIADLTAAMGITPQSLYAAFNSKADLYREALQQYRGLGANTFSALGEQIDTVSAFERILRGSAATFSAPEHPKGCMISTAVLNCASENDVVADHVAALRRQSLDGFTSRIERGIREGDIKPGTNARALARFLAAIVQGMSVQARDGASHEDLLDIATHAIAQLARHRA